A stretch of the Papaver somniferum cultivar HN1 chromosome 6, ASM357369v1, whole genome shotgun sequence genome encodes the following:
- the LOC113286759 gene encoding peroxidase 17-like has product MKFSESIKFPSLTTKSITVSHLYPTRKTMSSSLYFLIFFLVHIFMASSSAELQHGFYKQTCPNAESIVKKVLRNAMVKELRVSASVMRLQFHDCFVNGCDASLLLDDTPTMLGEKLSLSNINSLRSYEIIDEIKEELEKHCPNVVSCADIIIMASRDAVVLSGGPNWEVKLGREDSLIARQEDSDKIMPSPRANATYLIDLFAKFNLSVKDLVALSGSHSIGNGRCFSIMFRLYNQSGSGKPDPELESGYKSKLNKLCPIGGDEEVIGDLDATPHYFDNQYFKDLVSGKGFLNSDQSLYSAGEPTRKYVKMFSEDEDEFYRAFVEGMVKMGDLQSGKAGEIRKKCRVVNPWRISGNGFWFAN; this is encoded by the exons ATGAAATTCAGTGAGTCCATTAAGTTCCCTTCACTCACTACAAAATCAATTACTGTCTCCCATCTCTACCCAACCAGAAAAACAATGTCTTCATCTCTGTACTTTCTCATCTTCTTCCTTGTTCATATATTCATGGCTTCTTCTTCTGCAGAATTACAacatgggttttataaacaaaCTTGTCCAAACGCTGAATCCATTGTCAAAAAAGTGTTGAGAAACGCCATGGTCAAAGAACTCAGGGTTTCTGCTTCTGTCATGAGATTACAGTTCCATGACTGCTTCGTTAAT GGTTGTGATGCATCTCTGTTACTAGATGATACACCAACGATGCTTGGTGAAAAACTATCACTCTCTAATATTAACTCGTTAAGATCATACGAAATCATCGATGAAATTAAGGAGGAGTTGGAGAAACACTGTCCAAATGTTGTTTCTTGTGCTGATATCATAATCATGGCTTCTAGAGATGCTGTTGTCCTG AGTGGAGGACCAAATTGGGAAGTGAAGTTGGGCAGAGAAGACAGTTTAATAGCAAGACAAGAAGATTCAGACAAAATCATGCCAAGTCCAAGAGCAAACGCAACATATCTAATAGACCTCTTTGCGAAATTCAATCTCTCTGTCAAAGATTTAGTAGCACTTTCTGGGTCTCATTCAATCGGTAACGGAAGATGTTTCTCAATAATGTTTCGTCTTTACAATCAATCAGGATCAGGTAAACCAGACCCAGAGCTTGAATCAGGGTACAAATCAAAACTGAACAAGCTCTGTCCAATTGGTGGTGATGAAGAAGTTATTGGTGATCTTGATGCAACACCACATTATTTTGATAATCAGTATTTCAAGGATTTGGTTTCTGGGAAAGGGTTTTTGAATTCTGATCAGAGTTTGTATTCTGCTGGTGAACCGACGAGGAAGTACGTGAAGATGTTtagtgaggatgaagatgagtTTTACAGAGCTTTTGTTGAAGGGATGGTGAAAATGGGGGATTTGCAGTCTGGGAAAGCTGGTGAGATTAGGAAGAAGTGTAGAGTTGTcaatccatggaggattagtggaaatgggttttggTTTGCCAACTGA